GTTCAGAATCGCTAATGCTTGTTGATGACCTGTTTCGACAATCTCTTTGACTTCATCATCAATCGCTTTAGCGGTTTCATCGCTGACATTGCGGCGGGGATTCATCATCCCATCTCCGAGAAAGTTTGACTGCTGACCTTTCTGGTAAGCTAAGGGTCCGAGAACTTTACTCATGCCATAGGTGGTTACCATTTGCTCCGCTAAATCCGTAGCTCGTTGGAGGTCATTGGAAGCCCCGGTGGTAATGCTATTAAACACAATCTCTTCCGCTGCCCGTCCACCAAGCAAGGTGGCAATCTGACCGTGGAGTTCTTTCTCATCCATTAAGAAGCGGTCTTCTGTAGGCATTTGCAAGGTATAGCCTAGTGCTGCCATCCCCCGTGGCACAATCGAGATTTTAGCGACTTTACTACCACCAGGCATCAAGGCACCAACTAGAGCATGACCGACTTCATGGTAAGCAACGATGGTTTTCTCTTTGTCATTGAGTACCCGGCTTTTCTTCTCTAGACCAGCTACTACTCGCTCAATGGCTTCAGCAAAGTCGGCTTGGGTTACTTTTTCCTTGCGGTTACGGGCGGCTAACAGCGCTGCTTCATTGACAAGATTAGCGAGGTCAGCACCAGCAAAACCAGGAGTACGAGTTGCGATCGCTTTTAGATCCACATCTTCCCCAAGCTTCACTTTCTTAGCATAGATTTCTAGAATTTTCAAGCGACCGGATAAATCGGGACGGTCTACTAACACTTGGCGATCGAATCGTCCTGGACGTAACAGAGCTGGATCTAGGGTTTCAGGGCGGTTAGTAGCTGCTAGCACAATTACCGTAGCATCACCAGCAGCAAATCCATCCATTTCCGTTAGCAACTGGTTGAGGGTTTGTTCCCGCTCATCGTTGCCACCAACAAAACCACCACCACTAGCACGGGATTTACCAATAGCATCCAACTCATCAATGAAAATAATACAGGGAGCTTTCTTTTTGGCCTGTTCAAATAAATCCCGGACTCTGGCAGCACCAGCACCGACAAACAGTTCTACAAACTCCGATCCAGAAATACTAAAGAATGGTACACCAGCTTCCCCAGCTACTGCTTTAGCCATTAGGGTTTTACCCGTTCCAGGAGGTCCAACTAATAGCACTCCCTTAGGAATTCGTGCTCCTATATTAGTAAACCGCTGGGGGGTTTTGAGAAAATCCACAATTTCCTGTAATTCAGTCTTGGCTTCTTCTACCCCAGCCACATCATTAAAGGTAACTTTGGTGGCATCATCTTGCACATAAACCTTAGCTTTGCTCTTGCTAATGGAAAGAGCACCTTGGGGTCCGCCACCACCACCAAAACGTCCTGCAAAAAACTGCAAAATGCCAACAAAAAT
The sequence above is a segment of the Moorena sp. SIOASIH genome. Coding sequences within it:
- the ftsH4 gene encoding ATP-dependent zinc metalloprotease FtsH4; translation: MSIKDKPQPPRSRLIGNILLFLGGLFLVANLFLPGFFGPKIPRVPYSLFIDQVQDGKVARVYVGQDQIQYQLKSDAEQPGQILITTPIYDLELPQRLEDKGVEFAAAPPPKRSWFAIVLSWVIPPLIFVGILQFFAGRFGGGGGPQGALSISKSKAKVYVQDDATKVTFNDVAGVEEAKTELQEIVDFLKTPQRFTNIGARIPKGVLLVGPPGTGKTLMAKAVAGEAGVPFFSISGSEFVELFVGAGAARVRDLFEQAKKKAPCIIFIDELDAIGKSRASGGGFVGGNDEREQTLNQLLTEMDGFAAGDATVIVLAATNRPETLDPALLRPGRFDRQVLVDRPDLSGRLKILEIYAKKVKLGEDVDLKAIATRTPGFAGADLANLVNEAALLAARNRKEKVTQADFAEAIERVVAGLEKKSRVLNDKEKTIVAYHEVGHALVGALMPGGSKVAKISIVPRGMAALGYTLQMPTEDRFLMDEKELHGQIATLLGGRAAEEIVFNSITTGASNDLQRATDLAEQMVTTYGMSKVLGPLAYQKGQQSNFLGDGMMNPRRNVSDETAKAIDDEVKEIVETGHQQALAILNENRELLETIAKQILDTEVIEGDKLQELLSKVKPAEKEAAVV